A single genomic interval of Nonomuraea rubra harbors:
- a CDS encoding TetR family transcriptional regulator: MTGTPLTRSEAKDLTRRKLIRAALSILDEEGEAGLSTVKVAKAAGIAQSSFYVHFKDMQELLRVLAEEGGERLRSSMREARRKAREHPGDLDLHRETFRIPLESICRHPELLRIQIRARHDPSSSLRDFATETAAAYREHHAADLAALGYTADNERDRRRLEMIADGINAATNALAMGHLEGRYPDLDEAADILTALSRGALRLLRATSNKPVSEPPGPSSRPVSEPPGPSSRPVSEPPGQS, from the coding sequence ATGACGGGCACGCCGCTCACGAGGAGTGAGGCGAAGGACCTGACCAGGCGCAAGCTCATCCGCGCCGCCCTGTCGATCCTCGACGAGGAGGGCGAGGCGGGGCTGAGCACGGTCAAGGTCGCCAAGGCCGCGGGCATCGCGCAGTCCAGCTTCTACGTGCACTTCAAGGACATGCAGGAACTGCTGCGGGTGCTCGCCGAGGAGGGCGGCGAGCGGCTGCGCTCCTCGATGCGCGAGGCGCGGCGCAAGGCCCGCGAGCACCCCGGCGACCTCGACCTGCACCGCGAGACGTTCCGCATCCCGCTGGAGTCGATCTGCCGGCACCCCGAGCTGCTGCGCATCCAGATCAGGGCGCGGCACGACCCCTCCTCGTCGCTGCGCGACTTCGCCACGGAGACGGCGGCCGCCTACCGCGAGCACCACGCCGCCGACCTGGCCGCCCTCGGCTACACGGCCGACAACGAGCGCGACAGGCGGCGGCTGGAGATGATCGCCGACGGCATCAACGCGGCCACCAACGCGCTGGCCATGGGACACCTGGAGGGGCGCTACCCCGACCTGGACGAGGCCGCCGACATCCTGACGGCCCTGTCACGCGGCGCGCTGCGGCTGCTGCGGGCGACCTCGAACAAGCCGGTCAGCGAGCCTCCCGGACCGTCGAGCAGGCCGGTCAGCGAGCCTCCCGGACCGTCGAGCAGGCCGGTCAGCGAGCCTCCCGGACAATCCTGA
- a CDS encoding ABC transporter substrate-binding protein, giving the protein MKRWRTPATLLLAAMVMLACSGQRPVEPQSQSSAPAATGPTQGGRLVYALSADANGFNPITDQFAAQSYSMTGTIIETLVSVDADGAWKPYLAESLTPNKKYDEWTIKVRSGISFSDGISLTGDIVKANLEAQKRSPLTAAAMMPIKSFELADPMTVKVVLNQPWVAFPYLLAVQTGMIVPPASLTDPKTASLKPVGTGPFIFKEYVPDNRMVVTRNPRYWRQGLPYLDEIEFRILPDTQTRAQTLEAGGVDAIGTSRDEDLTKFGAMKDAFTVHRAQGMAVAEYMFLLNTAVAPLDDVRVRRAMAHAMDRETAIKTLRGGMTEPADGPWSKDSPWYAPGGYPSYDLAKATALVKEVEAEKGPISFELISTPDPNTMQGVELAQDMWRKAGIEVSIKQADQADLINRAITGQFSATVWTQFSAQDPDGEYVWMHQAYAKPVGSISLNMTRLKDDKLSAALDAGRMSPDEATRKQAYATVQQRLRDQVPYVFIDHLNTGAIIARTKVRGIGEHKLPDGEKGLPLTGSPIPYHPFGQLWVSGQ; this is encoded by the coding sequence ATGAAACGCTGGAGGACGCCGGCCACGCTGTTGCTGGCCGCGATGGTGATGCTGGCGTGCAGCGGCCAGCGACCGGTTGAACCGCAGTCCCAGTCCAGTGCACCGGCCGCGACGGGGCCGACGCAGGGCGGGCGCCTGGTCTACGCGCTCAGCGCGGACGCCAACGGGTTCAACCCGATCACCGACCAATTCGCGGCGCAGAGCTACAGCATGACCGGCACGATCATCGAGACCCTGGTGAGCGTGGACGCGGACGGCGCCTGGAAGCCGTACCTGGCCGAGTCGCTCACCCCCAACAAGAAGTACGACGAATGGACGATCAAGGTCAGGTCGGGCATCTCCTTCTCCGACGGCATCTCCCTGACCGGTGACATCGTCAAGGCCAACCTCGAAGCGCAGAAGCGCTCCCCGCTGACGGCCGCGGCGATGATGCCGATCAAGTCGTTCGAGCTGGCCGACCCGATGACCGTCAAGGTCGTGCTGAACCAGCCGTGGGTGGCCTTCCCGTACCTGCTGGCCGTGCAGACCGGCATGATCGTCCCGCCGGCCTCGCTCACCGACCCCAAGACGGCCAGCCTCAAGCCGGTCGGCACCGGGCCGTTCATCTTCAAGGAGTACGTGCCGGACAACCGCATGGTCGTCACCCGCAACCCGCGCTACTGGCGGCAGGGCCTGCCGTACCTGGACGAGATCGAGTTCCGGATCCTGCCCGACACCCAGACCCGCGCCCAGACCCTCGAAGCGGGCGGAGTGGACGCCATCGGCACCTCCCGTGACGAGGACCTGACCAAGTTCGGCGCCATGAAGGACGCCTTCACCGTGCACCGGGCGCAGGGCATGGCCGTGGCCGAGTACATGTTCCTGCTCAACACCGCCGTGGCCCCGCTCGACGACGTACGGGTGCGCCGGGCCATGGCCCACGCCATGGACCGCGAGACCGCCATCAAGACCCTGCGCGGCGGCATGACCGAGCCCGCCGACGGCCCCTGGTCCAAGGACTCGCCCTGGTACGCCCCCGGCGGCTACCCCTCCTACGACCTGGCCAAGGCCACCGCCCTGGTCAAGGAGGTCGAGGCGGAGAAGGGCCCGATCAGCTTCGAGCTGATCTCCACCCCCGACCCGAACACCATGCAGGGTGTCGAGCTGGCCCAGGACATGTGGCGCAAGGCCGGCATCGAGGTGTCGATCAAGCAGGCCGACCAGGCCGACCTGATCAACCGGGCCATCACCGGCCAGTTCTCGGCCACCGTGTGGACCCAGTTCTCCGCCCAGGACCCCGACGGCGAGTACGTCTGGATGCACCAGGCCTACGCCAAGCCCGTCGGCTCCATCTCGCTCAACATGACCAGGCTCAAGGACGACAAGCTGAGCGCCGCCCTGGACGCGGGCCGGATGAGCCCGGACGAGGCCACGCGCAAGCAGGCGTACGCGACCGTGCAGCAGCGGCTGCGCGACCAGGTGCCGTACGTGTTCATCGACCACCTCAACACCGGCGCCATCATCGCCAGGACCAAGGTGCGCGGCATCGGCGAGCACAAGCTGCCCGACGGTGAGAAGGGGCTGCCGCTGACCGGCTCACCCATCCCGTACCACCCGTTCGGCCAGCTCTGGGTCAGCGGCCAGTGA
- a CDS encoding ABC transporter permease, with product MIILHRLVRLLVVLVVVTFLSFVLLNLLPGDPVTQILGLSATEESRAQLRQELGLDQPLLVRYLDWLGGLATGDFGTSYITRMPVGAELAERLPVTLELLVAAQLVALGLAVPVGVAAARRAGRALDQVLTALSFALLSTPVFVLGVLLILLFAVTWQVLPATGWTSISTDLGWNLTSVVLPAITLGCGQFAVYARLLRTDLIATLQEDYITLARARGLSPRRILWRHALRPSAITLITAIGLNLGALIGGTVIIETLFGLPGVGRLIVDSIFSRDYLTVQGGVVLISVGYVVVNFAVDLVYAAVDPRIRRA from the coding sequence GTGATCATCCTTCACCGGCTCGTCCGGCTCCTGGTGGTGCTGGTCGTGGTGACCTTCCTGTCGTTCGTGCTGCTCAACCTGCTGCCGGGTGACCCGGTCACGCAGATCCTGGGCCTGTCGGCGACAGAGGAGTCCCGCGCGCAGCTCCGCCAGGAGCTCGGGCTCGACCAGCCGCTGCTGGTGCGCTACCTCGACTGGCTGGGCGGCCTGGCCACCGGCGACTTCGGCACCTCGTACATCACGCGGATGCCCGTCGGCGCCGAGCTGGCCGAGCGGCTGCCCGTCACGCTGGAGCTGCTGGTCGCCGCGCAGCTCGTGGCGCTCGGCCTGGCGGTCCCGGTCGGCGTGGCCGCGGCCCGCCGCGCCGGTCGCGCCCTCGACCAGGTGCTCACCGCGCTCAGCTTCGCGCTGCTGTCCACCCCCGTGTTCGTGCTCGGGGTGCTGCTCATCCTGCTGTTCGCGGTCACCTGGCAGGTGCTGCCCGCGACCGGCTGGACCTCCATCTCGACCGACCTGGGCTGGAACCTCACCTCCGTGGTGCTGCCCGCGATCACGCTTGGGTGCGGGCAGTTCGCCGTGTACGCGCGGCTGCTGCGTACCGATCTGATCGCCACCCTCCAGGAGGACTACATCACGCTGGCGCGCGCCCGCGGCCTGTCACCGCGCCGCATCCTGTGGCGGCACGCGCTACGTCCCTCCGCGATCACCCTGATCACCGCCATCGGCCTCAACCTGGGCGCGCTCATCGGCGGCACCGTGATCATCGAGACCCTGTTCGGCCTGCCCGGCGTCGGGCGGCTCATCGTCGACTCCATCTTTTCCCGCGACTACCTGACGGTGCAGGGAGGCGTCGTGCTGATCTCGGTCGGCTACGTGGTCGTCAACTTCGCGGTGGACCTGGTGTACGCCGCCGTCGACCCCAGGATCCGTCGTGCGTAG
- a CDS encoding dipeptide/oligopeptide/nickel ABC transporter permease/ATP-binding protein: protein MRRRLRRSLGFGVWLAAGWIGLVLLAALLADFLPFARYDETLAGPPQSGPSAAHPFGTDGLGRDVLSRVVYGARVSLGVGIGAVLLGLGIGAPLGILAGYRRKAADAVIMAVNDVAQAFPALVFALAVVAFAGANLRNVLIVLGVLGVPSWVRLIRGATLTFAEREFVLAARVLGTRDRRILWREIMPNVAVPAASYAFIGMAVVVVAEGSLAFLGLSVQAPTPTWGGLINEGRTLMETAPHVVLAPSVVMFLTVLSFNLVGDRLRALTDVREIGLEPVRQKSAVAMPTATHPIRDTLLQAEELRTHFVTPRGVVKAVDGVSFTLDRGRTLAIVGESGSGKSMLIRSILGLLPGTSVRGGHVYLSGDDLTTYGPAEMRAVLGRRLGTVFQDPMTALNPVRTIGTQVMEPLRVHLRMSRRQARAEAAALLASVGIPDPARTLRRYPHQLSGGMRQRVTIAMALSCRPDVLFADEPTTALDVTIQDQVLRLLHRLREERDMAVVLVSHDLSVVAQWADEVIVMYAGKVVERGPAGEVFARPRMPYTESLLQAAPRLTDPVHHRLRVIPGRPPDLAHLPAGCAFRARCPYAQERCELEAPPLFEDGPHHHQYACWYPRQTHGGEPADAESGVESRGR, encoded by the coding sequence GTGCGTAGGCGGCTGCGTCGATCTCTGGGGTTCGGGGTCTGGCTGGCCGCCGGCTGGATCGGGCTGGTGCTGCTCGCCGCGCTGCTGGCCGACTTCCTGCCGTTCGCCCGCTACGACGAGACGCTCGCCGGGCCGCCGCAGTCGGGGCCCAGCGCCGCGCACCCGTTCGGCACCGACGGGCTCGGCCGCGACGTGCTCAGCCGGGTCGTGTACGGCGCCCGCGTCTCCCTCGGCGTCGGCATCGGCGCCGTGCTCCTCGGCCTGGGCATCGGCGCGCCGCTCGGCATCCTGGCCGGCTACCGGCGCAAGGCCGCGGACGCGGTCATCATGGCGGTCAACGACGTGGCGCAGGCGTTCCCCGCGCTGGTGTTCGCGCTGGCCGTGGTGGCCTTCGCCGGGGCGAACCTGCGCAACGTGCTGATCGTCCTCGGCGTGCTCGGGGTGCCGTCCTGGGTCCGCCTCATCAGAGGCGCCACCCTCACCTTCGCCGAGCGCGAGTTCGTGCTGGCCGCGCGCGTGCTCGGCACCCGCGACCGACGCATCCTGTGGCGCGAGATCATGCCGAACGTGGCGGTCCCCGCCGCCTCGTACGCCTTCATCGGGATGGCCGTGGTCGTGGTCGCCGAGGGCAGCCTGGCCTTCCTCGGCCTGTCCGTCCAGGCGCCCACCCCCACCTGGGGCGGGCTGATCAACGAGGGCCGCACGCTCATGGAGACCGCGCCGCACGTCGTGCTGGCCCCCTCGGTCGTCATGTTCCTGACCGTGCTCTCGTTCAACCTGGTGGGCGACCGGCTGCGGGCGCTGACCGACGTGCGCGAGATCGGCCTGGAGCCCGTACGGCAGAAGAGCGCCGTCGCGATGCCCACCGCCACCCACCCCATCCGCGACACCCTCCTCCAGGCCGAGGAGCTGCGCACGCACTTCGTCACGCCGCGCGGCGTCGTCAAGGCCGTGGACGGTGTCTCCTTCACCCTCGACCGCGGCCGCACCCTGGCCATCGTCGGCGAGTCGGGGTCGGGCAAGTCCATGCTGATCCGCTCCATCCTGGGCCTGCTGCCCGGCACCTCGGTCCGGGGCGGCCACGTGTACCTGTCCGGCGACGACCTGACCACCTACGGCCCCGCCGAGATGCGCGCGGTTCTGGGCCGCCGGCTCGGCACGGTGTTCCAGGACCCGATGACCGCGCTGAACCCCGTCCGCACGATCGGCACCCAGGTGATGGAGCCGCTGCGGGTGCACCTGCGCATGAGCCGCAGGCAGGCCCGCGCCGAGGCCGCCGCCCTGCTCGCCTCCGTCGGCATCCCCGACCCCGCGCGCACGCTGCGCCGCTACCCGCACCAGCTCTCCGGCGGGATGCGGCAGCGGGTGACGATCGCGATGGCGCTGTCGTGCCGGCCCGACGTGCTGTTCGCCGACGAGCCCACCACCGCGCTCGACGTGACCATCCAGGACCAGGTGCTGCGGCTGCTGCACCGGCTGCGCGAGGAGCGCGACATGGCCGTGGTGCTGGTCAGCCACGACCTGTCGGTGGTCGCCCAGTGGGCGGACGAGGTGATCGTCATGTACGCCGGGAAGGTGGTGGAGCGGGGGCCCGCCGGGGAGGTGTTCGCCCGGCCGCGGATGCCGTACACCGAGTCGCTGCTCCAGGCCGCGCCCCGGCTCACCGACCCGGTGCACCACCGGCTCCGCGTCATCCCCGGCCGGCCGCCTGACCTGGCGCACCTGCCGGCGGGATGCGCGTTCCGGGCGCGGTGCCCGTACGCGCAGGAGCGGTGC